A genome region from Psychrobacter jeotgali includes the following:
- a CDS encoding DMT family transporter yields MSEPIEQSVSQQKSRWLVPVMCLLAGGFLIGITTNVAKYAGEIGLTPLAFLFWSIAGAALILLVFGLMRHQPPPFNIRSIEYYLVAALVSVAGSNLIFFSAIPRVGAGFVALIITLPPLLTYVGALLLRMERFQILRALGVIAALMGAGVLAARKFSAPDSSIFWIILALCGPILLAIGNLYRTLRWPENASPTALAPGMLIAAVILLGMFSLLPNYSLAIPLTSALPIALVALQAVIFAGQFLLLFLLQKTGGPVLLSLLGSVGAVVGVPVAIFLQGEAPPEGLILGASLIALGVALVTWGGIKIAKGVHDEPN; encoded by the coding sequence ATGAGTGAACCTATAGAGCAGTCTGTGTCTCAGCAAAAAAGCCGCTGGTTAGTGCCTGTTATGTGTCTATTAGCGGGCGGCTTTTTGATAGGTATCACGACTAATGTAGCAAAATATGCTGGGGAGATAGGCTTAACTCCGCTGGCTTTTTTATTTTGGTCAATCGCAGGCGCTGCTCTTATTCTATTAGTCTTTGGACTTATGCGTCATCAGCCTCCACCTTTCAATATTCGTAGCATTGAATACTATTTAGTGGCGGCACTGGTCAGTGTCGCTGGTTCTAATCTAATATTCTTCTCAGCTATTCCTCGTGTTGGTGCAGGATTTGTGGCGCTCATTATTACTCTGCCCCCATTATTGACTTATGTTGGCGCTTTACTCTTGCGCATGGAACGTTTTCAGATCCTGCGGGCTTTGGGAGTAATAGCCGCCCTCATGGGCGCAGGGGTGCTAGCGGCACGCAAGTTTTCGGCACCTGATTCTAGTATATTTTGGATAATACTCGCGCTGTGTGGCCCCATCTTGCTGGCTATTGGCAATCTCTACCGTACTCTGCGATGGCCAGAGAACGCCTCTCCTACTGCGCTGGCACCAGGGATGTTAATAGCGGCGGTCATTTTGCTCGGCATGTTCAGCTTATTACCGAATTACTCGCTTGCGATCCCCTTAACATCAGCTTTACCCATTGCCTTAGTCGCCCTGCAAGCGGTTATCTTTGCCGGTCAATTCCTATTGCTGTTTTTGCTACAAAAAACCGGCGGTCCCGTTTTACTTAGCTTACTAGGCTCAGTCGGGGCGGTAGTCGGCGTTCCCGTCGCTATTTTCTTACAAGGTGAAGCGCCACCAGAGGGTCTGATACTCGGTGCTTCTTTGATTGCTCTGGGTGTAGCATTGGTAACTTGGGGCGGTATAAAGATAGCGAAAGGTGTTCACGATGAGCCTAATTAA
- a CDS encoding amidase family protein: MAHSAKEAVSALGIAAGLDDGSLCPVELVEQTFARIKASDPAIFTELLVERAFKEAQAAKQRRHAGRPLSSWDGMPIAWKDLFDIEGRVTTAGSTVLKSNAPASRDADIVSYATQAGLVSIGCLNMTEFAYSGLGLNPHYGTPKNPYGNGPARIPGGSSSGCGVAIARGLVPLAIGSDTGGSIRIPAALNGVVGYKGSSVAFPKGGTYPLSVTLDTFGPLAADVKSCIGAAEILNGRTLTMPKPTSINNLKFLIPTNVVFDEAQEAVIDNFEASVRALEQAGATVTRGVCTEFDAINTLTAEHGYLVGPEALDLHWDLVHSAKAAEMDQRVLERILDAGDLSARDLIVIQRTRARLIAANRQALGDQIVLYPTTPITAPKLEPLEQDDDLYKRTNQLMLRNPGFGNFLDWCGVALPNGMDENQLPTSILLSMPGGRESDILAAALTVEELLLKLN, from the coding sequence ATGGCGCATAGTGCAAAAGAAGCAGTTTCAGCACTAGGTATAGCAGCTGGTCTTGATGATGGTAGCCTTTGTCCGGTTGAGCTGGTTGAACAGACCTTTGCTCGCATCAAAGCTTCGGACCCAGCTATATTTACCGAATTACTGGTAGAGCGGGCATTTAAAGAAGCACAGGCTGCCAAACAACGCCGCCACGCCGGTCGTCCTTTAAGCTCATGGGATGGGATGCCCATCGCTTGGAAAGACCTCTTTGATATAGAAGGACGGGTGACCACCGCAGGATCAACGGTTCTTAAATCTAATGCCCCAGCTAGCCGTGATGCTGATATCGTTTCCTATGCTACTCAAGCTGGTTTAGTCTCCATCGGCTGCCTTAATATGACTGAGTTTGCCTATTCAGGACTCGGTCTCAATCCACATTATGGTACGCCCAAAAACCCTTATGGAAACGGCCCTGCCCGCATTCCGGGCGGCTCGTCCTCCGGCTGCGGAGTCGCCATTGCCCGTGGACTGGTGCCACTAGCTATCGGTAGTGATACGGGCGGCTCTATCCGTATCCCTGCCGCCTTGAATGGCGTGGTCGGTTATAAAGGCTCGAGCGTAGCCTTTCCCAAGGGCGGCACCTATCCCTTATCAGTGACGCTAGATACCTTCGGCCCGCTGGCCGCTGATGTAAAAAGCTGCATTGGTGCCGCCGAGATTCTAAACGGGCGCACGCTTACGATGCCCAAGCCTACATCTATCAACAACCTTAAATTCCTAATTCCTACCAATGTGGTTTTCGATGAAGCTCAAGAAGCGGTAATTGATAATTTCGAAGCCAGCGTCCGTGCTTTAGAACAAGCTGGAGCGACGGTAACCCGAGGCGTCTGCACCGAATTTGATGCGATTAATACGCTTACGGCGGAACACGGCTATCTAGTAGGTCCTGAAGCGTTAGATCTACATTGGGATTTGGTACATTCTGCCAAGGCGGCTGAAATGGATCAAAGGGTGCTTGAGCGCATCCTCGATGCAGGAGATCTATCGGCTCGCGACTTGATTGTTATTCAAAGAACTCGGGCTAGATTAATAGCCGCCAATCGCCAAGCTTTGGGGGATCAAATTGTACTGTATCCGACTACCCCCATTACCGCTCCTAAGCTTGAACCCCTTGAGCAAGATGATGATTTATACAAGCGCACCAATCAATTGATGCTGCGCAACCCGGGCTTTGGCAACTTTTTGGACTGGTGCGGTGTCGCTTTACCTAATGGCATGGATGAAAATCAGCTGCCGACCAGTATTTTGCTATCGATGCCGGGTGGTCGTGAAAGCGATATCCTTGCGGCGGCGCTTACTGTGGAAGAGCTATTACTAAAGCTTAATTAA
- a CDS encoding polysaccharide deacetylase family protein, giving the protein MAKTIICGFGTDVDSVAGQIGSYGGGESPSDIQRGVWASEVGVPRLLRLFKKYDMRTSFFIPGHSIESFPDVAKMIVDHGHEVGAHGYLHENPIAMTRAQEEAIMEKSVELITKLTGQSPRGYVAPWWEMSAATPEILAKYDFKYDHSQGYRDFQPFYARVGDEWNVIDYSKKAEDWMHPMIHGDEIDLVEIGANWYMDDLPPMMFMKNVPNSHGFVNPRDIEEMWRDQFDWVYRNMDYAVYPFTIHPDVSGRPQVLMMLERLIDYINSHEGVVWMPFEDIAADFRKRFPFESGKRPEVI; this is encoded by the coding sequence ATGGCTAAAACTATTATATGTGGTTTCGGAACTGACGTTGATTCAGTAGCAGGACAAATCGGCTCCTACGGCGGCGGCGAAAGCCCATCGGATATTCAGCGCGGGGTATGGGCATCTGAGGTCGGCGTTCCGCGCCTCTTAAGATTGTTCAAAAAGTACGATATGCGTACCTCATTTTTTATTCCCGGTCATAGTATCGAGAGCTTCCCCGATGTCGCCAAAATGATCGTTGATCACGGTCACGAAGTCGGCGCCCATGGCTACTTACATGAAAACCCCATTGCCATGACCCGCGCGCAAGAAGAGGCGATAATGGAGAAATCTGTTGAGCTGATTACCAAGCTCACCGGTCAAAGCCCACGTGGTTATGTAGCTCCATGGTGGGAGATGTCGGCGGCGACCCCTGAGATCTTAGCCAAATATGATTTCAAATACGATCATAGTCAAGGCTACCGTGATTTCCAGCCGTTCTATGCGCGCGTTGGTGATGAATGGAACGTGATCGATTATTCCAAAAAAGCAGAAGACTGGATGCATCCTATGATCCATGGTGATGAGATTGATCTGGTCGAGATTGGCGCTAACTGGTATATGGACGACCTGCCGCCAATGATGTTTATGAAAAATGTGCCGAACAGTCACGGTTTCGTCAATCCCCGTGATATCGAAGAGATGTGGCGTGATCAATTCGATTGGGTCTATCGTAATATGGACTATGCGGTTTATCCTTTTACCATTCACCCTGACGTGTCTGGACGTCCACAAGTGCTCATGATGCTGGAGCGTTTAATTGACTATATCAATAGTCACGAAGGCGTAGTTTGGATGCCATTTGAAGATATCGCCGCAGATTTCCGTAAACGTTTTCCTTTTGAAAGCGGCAAACGTCCTGAAGTGATATAA